In one window of Heptranchias perlo isolate sHepPer1 chromosome 4, sHepPer1.hap1, whole genome shotgun sequence DNA:
- the LOC137320388 gene encoding complement component C6-like, with product MDDDRPCLPNKLCNIQQTDCVNKFRCQNGRCIARKLKCNGDHDCGDGSDEEGCRRLDPPCPREIEPIPGAQLIGSGYNVLAGEMGGEVLNNTYYSGTCRTVSRGIISKHYRVSSNLDNITFEVTNVEDDITDEFYRDPAEFGTSVSDSSQLYNQQSSSFNIPILFGHSKSSKTSRKSSFSEVIEASRQKDSAYVRVHKTIAVSEFTLREGDLHASEPFLEAVSSLPLDYNYPLYSRIFQDFGTHYFTSGKTGGVYDLLYQYDRQAIDSSDPTQLTQDIHATVPFSPNWTDRQLLNL from the exons ATGGACGATGACAGACCATGTTTACCCAACAAACTCTGCAACATCCAACAGACAGACTGCGTCAACAAATTCCGCTGTCAGAACG GACGCTGCATCGCCCGGAAGCTGAAATGTAATGGCGATCACGACTGTGGAGACGGGTCTGATGAGGAAGGGTGTAGGAGACTGGATCCACCCTGCCCACGGGAGATTGAACCCATCCCCGGGGCCCAGCTGATTGGAAGTGG GTACAACGTGCTGGCCGGGGAGATGGGAGGTGAAGTCCTCAATAACACTTACTACAGTGGCACCTGCAGGACTGTATCAagaggaatcatcagcaaacattacCGAGTCTCCAGCAACCTGGATAACATCACTTTTGAG GTGACCAATGTCGAAGATGATATCACAGACGAGTTCTACAGAGATCCAGCCGAATTTGGCACCAGCGTTTCAGACTCCTCACAACTGTACAACCAACAGAGCAGTTCCTTTAACATCCCAATTCTCTTTGGGCACAGCAAATCGAGTAAGACATCACGGAAATCCAGCTTCAGCGAGGTGATCGAGGCATCGAGACAGAAG GACTCTGCGTATGTCCGAGTACATAAGACCATTGCGGTGTCAGAATTCACGCTGAGAGAAGGAGATCTTCACGCCTCCGAGCCCTTCCTGGAGGCTGTGAGCAGTCTGCCGCTGGACTATAACTACCCCCTGTACAGCCGAATATTCCAGGACTTCGGCACTCATTACTTCACCTCTGGGAAGACAGGCGGTGTTTATGATCTCCTGTATCAGTACGACAGGCAGGCGATAGACAGCTCAG ATCCTACACAACTGACCCAAGACATACATGCCACTGTCCCATTCTCTCCCAACTGGACAGACAGACAGCTGCTTaacctctga